From a single Alloactinosynnema sp. L-07 genomic region:
- a CDS encoding metal-dependent transcriptional regulator yields MNDLIDTTEMYLRTIYELEEEGVVPLRARIAERLGQSGPTVSQTVGRMERDGLVVVAGDRHLELTDHGRSLAIAVMRKHRLAERLLVDVIGLEWEHVHSEACRWEHVMSEAVERKLVKLLGHPTTSPYGNPIPGLDQLGEGEPAPPVEAGLVRVDEVARRGGGSVEVRRIAEHVQLDPHLMAELKHVGVLPGEMIDVAASKGDGSNIAITGAGNTAELAPIVLHAVLARST; encoded by the coding sequence ACGATCTCATCGACACCACCGAGATGTACCTCCGCACCATCTACGAGCTGGAGGAGGAGGGCGTCGTCCCCCTGCGTGCCCGCATCGCCGAACGCCTCGGCCAGAGCGGTCCCACGGTGAGCCAGACCGTGGGCCGCATGGAGCGCGACGGCTTGGTCGTGGTCGCGGGCGACCGGCACCTGGAGCTGACCGACCACGGTCGGTCCCTGGCCATCGCGGTCATGCGCAAGCACCGCCTCGCCGAGCGCCTGCTGGTCGACGTCATCGGCCTGGAGTGGGAACACGTGCACAGCGAGGCCTGCCGCTGGGAGCACGTGATGAGCGAGGCCGTCGAGCGCAAGCTGGTGAAGCTGCTCGGCCACCCCACCACCTCGCCGTACGGCAACCCGATCCCCGGTCTCGACCAGCTCGGCGAGGGCGAGCCCGCGCCGCCGGTCGAGGCGGGCCTGGTCCGGGTCGACGAGGTCGCCCGCCGCGGCGGCGGCAGCGTCGAGGTCCGGCGGATCGCCGAGCACGTCCAGCTAGACCCGCACCTGATGGCCGAGCTCAAGCACGTCGGGGTGCTGCCCGGCGAGATGATCGACGTCGCCGCGTCGAAGGGCGACGGCAGCAACATCGCCATCACCGGCGCGGGCAACACCGCCGAGCTGGCCCCGATCGTCCTGCACGCTGTGCTGGCCCGTTCGACGTGA